The following proteins come from a genomic window of Neptunomonas concharum:
- a CDS encoding glycosyltransferase: MEDHSGHNVSWQIVVVCFATDANGLGKTLLALKERSLKQHVVVLASDTPVLRAQFEALGVTADFCLPDVLPSHGYWSTLFPLLPCSSDQDLLVVRAGVDLPDRWDARLMAVASAGDTLAAVSPLSSRNRLFSIFSDPSHCSTLSVEEIDQWLNHYSHNGIFDLPCINQSVARLSGGWWHTLTTEASDSAIYQALYATDCAVLGMDSLFVDDSDLAVHDYPDVYPQAVYDRLAQYHPLATIRHALTELSGRAEAPAKIIKCLPIQLHVAHSWGGGLGRWVEDYIAGDKHHHNRVLRPIGDWSAFGQTIALYETAEMSVPLKTWTLARPIVSIAQSHEEYRTILRELIEEYHVESLVISSLIGHSLDLLKTGLPTLYLFHDYFPFCPALYATYTTPCSHCDDQKMRECRGNNPLHEFFLHDNDEHWEAIRRRFLEWVVQPNIQMVAPSQSAVDRLAQLSDQFSGGAIAVIEHGLKSDMIEGLAPHKDSPSSSGQKLKIVMLGSVSVQKGEHLLAEIIAPLTKFADLILLGTGEGGKRFKGQSGVTVVEHYAWHELGELLREHQADMGLLLSTVPETFSYTLSELWAAKLPVMATRIGAFESRIHHGKNGWLVELTPDSILSQLRILNDDREVIAHVKTQLMSVEDTTVEDMADAYFAKAPELPEFSIKRYRLPRKVGATVQQEQPRALYINHQVSYRQVLVEFLEYSRAKLTGTPRIPRWLRGIIGRSVSLALRLIRR; encoded by the coding sequence ATGGAAGATCATTCAGGTCACAATGTTAGCTGGCAGATTGTTGTTGTTTGTTTTGCCACTGATGCTAATGGTCTGGGCAAGACGCTTCTTGCCCTAAAAGAGCGCTCGTTAAAGCAGCATGTGGTGGTACTGGCTAGTGATACCCCCGTACTTCGCGCTCAGTTTGAAGCGTTGGGAGTTACTGCAGACTTTTGTTTGCCTGATGTATTACCTTCGCATGGCTATTGGTCTACCTTGTTTCCGCTGTTACCTTGTTCATCTGATCAGGATTTATTGGTGGTCAGGGCGGGCGTTGATCTGCCTGACCGTTGGGATGCTCGACTAATGGCGGTTGCATCTGCAGGTGATACCTTAGCTGCGGTATCGCCCTTGTCATCCAGAAATCGTCTTTTCTCTATCTTTTCTGACCCTAGCCATTGTTCAACTTTATCGGTGGAAGAGATTGATCAGTGGTTAAACCATTACTCTCATAATGGGATTTTTGATCTGCCGTGTATCAATCAATCGGTAGCTCGATTAAGTGGTGGTTGGTGGCACACACTAACAACGGAAGCATCGGATAGCGCGATTTATCAGGCTTTATATGCAACTGACTGTGCCGTTCTTGGTATGGATTCGCTGTTTGTTGATGACAGTGATCTGGCTGTACATGACTATCCAGATGTCTACCCACAAGCGGTATATGATCGATTAGCCCAGTACCACCCTTTGGCAACAATTCGGCATGCATTAACTGAGTTGTCTGGGCGTGCCGAAGCTCCGGCGAAAATTATAAAATGCCTACCGATACAACTCCATGTTGCCCATAGCTGGGGCGGTGGACTAGGGCGTTGGGTAGAAGATTACATTGCAGGTGACAAACATCACCACAATCGGGTGCTCAGGCCTATTGGAGATTGGAGCGCATTTGGGCAAACCATCGCTCTTTATGAAACCGCTGAAATGTCAGTCCCTTTAAAAACTTGGACATTGGCTCGCCCTATTGTATCCATTGCTCAGTCTCATGAAGAGTATCGGACTATTTTGAGGGAGCTGATCGAAGAGTATCATGTGGAGTCCTTGGTGATCTCTTCGTTGATAGGGCATTCGTTGGATCTGCTCAAGACTGGGCTGCCGACCCTCTACTTATTTCACGACTACTTCCCATTTTGCCCAGCGTTGTATGCTACTTATACGACCCCCTGTAGTCATTGTGATGACCAAAAAATGCGAGAGTGTCGGGGTAATAATCCGTTACATGAATTCTTTCTCCATGATAATGATGAGCACTGGGAAGCTATTCGCCGTCGTTTTCTTGAGTGGGTGGTGCAACCTAATATACAGATGGTGGCTCCTTCACAGTCGGCAGTTGATCGCTTAGCGCAGTTATCTGATCAGTTTTCTGGCGGTGCGATAGCGGTAATTGAGCATGGCCTGAAGTCAGATATGATTGAAGGTTTAGCTCCCCACAAAGATAGTCCATCTTCAAGCGGGCAAAAACTCAAGATCGTCATGCTCGGGAGTGTCTCAGTACAAAAAGGGGAGCACTTATTGGCTGAGATTATTGCACCTCTGACCAAATTTGCTGATCTTATTTTGCTAGGTACCGGCGAGGGAGGTAAGCGGTTTAAGGGGCAATCGGGAGTTACTGTTGTAGAGCATTATGCCTGGCATGAACTAGGTGAACTCTTGCGCGAGCATCAAGCGGATATGGGGCTACTATTGTCTACGGTGCCTGAGACCTTTAGTTACACATTGAGTGAACTATGGGCGGCTAAGTTGCCGGTCATGGCTACTAGAATCGGTGCTTTTGAAAGTCGTATTCACCATGGTAAGAATGGTTGGTTAGTGGAGCTAACACCGGATTCGATTCTATCTCAGTTGCGAATTCTTAATGACGATAGAGAGGTGATTGCTCACGTAAAAACACAGCTTATGTCGGTTGAAGATACAACGGTTGAGGACATGGCAGATGCGTATTTTGCAAAAGCACCAGAGCTACCGGAATTCTCGATCAAGCGTTATCGGCTTCCACGTAAAGTCGGTGCGACGGTGCAGCAAGAGCAACCGCGTGCGCTATACATCAACCATCAAGTTTCTTACCGCCAGGTACTCGTTGAGTTTTTAGAGTACTCGCGGGCAAAACTCACAGGGACGCCAAGAATTCCACGATGGCTGCGTGGTATCATAGGTCGCTCTGTTTCATTGGCGCTTCGTCTCATTCGTCGATAG
- a CDS encoding glycoside hydrolase family 99-like domain-containing protein, with product MKYMAFYFPQFHTTPENSRWWGEGFTDWQLVKNAQPLHDGHYQPRQPLNENYYDLADEQVVAWQASLAEQYGLHGFNFYHYWFDGKLMLEKPMEAFRDNPDHQLSYCITWANETWTRQWVGDPEVLLQQNYSADKSQWIIHFNYLLSFFQDERYKKVDNKPVFCIYRPELHSYLEGYIDCWNQLAKEQGFAGIHWVAIKSYPMVNETSIYRLFDAVIKFQPRIFFNEQKSQRSTLWKRVQPVLRMLPEAMQIKLAHIKQARARAIYFDYEQLWRSIIQDALNDAPPVLQSVAVDWDNTPRYGARSHYLQGASPEVFATQLEKLTQIEQSKGNDLIFINAWNEWSESAYLEPDQRFGYEYLDVIRDLSRRYAEDSQAGPV from the coding sequence ATGAAGTATATGGCGTTTTATTTTCCGCAGTTTCATACCACTCCTGAAAATAGTCGATGGTGGGGAGAAGGCTTTACCGATTGGCAGCTGGTGAAAAATGCACAACCTCTTCATGATGGGCACTACCAACCTAGGCAGCCCCTGAATGAGAACTATTATGACTTAGCGGATGAGCAAGTTGTCGCTTGGCAAGCGTCGCTGGCAGAGCAGTATGGCTTGCATGGTTTCAATTTTTATCATTATTGGTTTGATGGCAAGCTGATGCTTGAAAAGCCCATGGAGGCTTTTCGAGATAATCCAGATCACCAACTTTCCTACTGCATCACATGGGCGAATGAAACTTGGACACGGCAATGGGTTGGTGATCCTGAAGTCTTGCTACAGCAAAATTACTCAGCAGATAAGTCTCAGTGGATTATTCACTTTAACTATCTATTGAGTTTCTTTCAGGATGAGCGCTATAAAAAAGTCGATAATAAACCGGTTTTTTGTATCTACCGGCCTGAACTGCATAGCTATCTTGAGGGGTATATCGATTGCTGGAATCAATTGGCTAAAGAACAGGGATTTGCGGGTATCCATTGGGTGGCAATCAAGTCCTATCCTATGGTGAATGAGACATCTATTTACCGCTTATTTGATGCGGTCATTAAATTTCAGCCACGGATCTTTTTTAATGAGCAAAAGTCACAACGTTCGACACTTTGGAAACGCGTGCAGCCTGTGTTACGAATGCTGCCTGAAGCTATGCAAATAAAGCTTGCGCATATAAAACAAGCGCGGGCGAGAGCGATCTACTTTGATTACGAACAGCTATGGAGATCGATTATTCAGGATGCCTTAAATGATGCGCCCCCTGTGCTGCAATCTGTTGCAGTGGATTGGGATAATACGCCTCGCTATGGAGCGCGTAGCCATTATCTGCAGGGGGCATCTCCTGAGGTTTTTGCAACACAGCTTGAGAAGCTGACACAGATTGAGCAAAGCAAAGGCAACGATCTTATCTTTATTAATGCATGGAATGAGTGGTCCGAAAGTGCTTATTTAGAGCCTGACCAGCGCTTTGGGTATGAGTATCTTGATGTGATTCGTGACTTGAGTCGTCGTTACGCAGAAGACAGTCAGGCAGGTCCAGTATGA
- a CDS encoding glycosyltransferase: protein MTTLSQNDQPLPKVTVLLAAYNGVQWLGEQVDSILGQAGVDITLMVSVDQCDDGTYAWFETRAQTEQRITLLPSVKLGSAAQNFFHLIRAAVADKADYICLADQDDIWLESKTIRAIEWLNEQQADGYSSDVLSFWPDGKERLIIKSQPQRAKDYLLEAPGPGCTFLLNRPLFAALQRFVNQRQPCVASLHYHDWFIYAFARAHGFRWVIDDHAMVRYRQHHANEQGANVGWKSKFKRAQTVLMGNWFDQVYRTAVLLTPVDPQAQTLANQLRQGRLGFVRLALESFDYRRKRKERWLLLISCLAVALVGFKSPTFNVPSELDRS from the coding sequence ATGACCACCCTTAGTCAAAACGATCAACCATTACCGAAAGTGACGGTGTTGCTGGCAGCCTATAATGGGGTGCAGTGGCTAGGTGAACAGGTAGACTCGATCTTAGGCCAAGCGGGTGTTGATATCACGTTAATGGTCAGTGTTGATCAATGTGATGACGGCACTTATGCGTGGTTTGAAACACGCGCCCAAACCGAGCAGCGCATTACACTGCTACCTAGCGTTAAATTAGGCTCTGCGGCGCAGAATTTTTTCCATTTGATACGAGCTGCCGTTGCCGATAAGGCCGATTATATCTGCTTGGCGGATCAAGATGATATCTGGCTAGAGTCAAAAACCATACGGGCTATTGAATGGCTTAATGAGCAGCAGGCTGATGGCTATTCCAGTGATGTTTTGTCATTTTGGCCTGATGGTAAAGAGCGATTGATTATTAAATCCCAACCTCAGCGTGCTAAAGACTACCTGTTAGAAGCCCCGGGGCCCGGCTGTACATTTTTATTAAACCGACCGCTTTTTGCAGCGCTTCAGCGGTTTGTTAACCAACGTCAGCCTTGTGTGGCTAGTTTGCATTATCATGATTGGTTTATTTATGCCTTTGCACGAGCCCATGGTTTTCGCTGGGTGATTGACGACCATGCTATGGTTCGATATCGCCAGCACCATGCCAACGAGCAGGGAGCAAATGTAGGTTGGAAATCTAAATTTAAGCGTGCCCAAACGGTATTGATGGGGAACTGGTTTGACCAAGTTTATCGAACAGCCGTATTGCTAACTCCCGTTGATCCTCAAGCACAAACGCTGGCAAACCAACTTCGTCAGGGGCGCTTAGGCTTTGTGCGTTTGGCGTTAGAGTCCTTTGATTATCGCCGCAAAAGAAAAGAGCGTTGGTTGTTATTGATCAGTTGTTTAGCCGTTGCTCTTGTTGGCTTTAAATCGCCGACTTTTAATGTGCCGTCGGAGCTTGATAGGTCATGA
- a CDS encoding MraY family glycosyltransferase: MNTWLFISLALVAITSFFLTAAVRTYALRIQMIDQPVERSSHSIPTPRGGGLGFVVTFLLGGVLHALWFSSHDYQPLGLLLAAFLVAGIGFMDDHQHIPARWRLLVHILAACLLLWAIPVPETAALFGVLLEDVLYIPIVVLALVWLINLFNFMDGIDGIASIEAVSVLLVAGYLLLDAQATGQAILLFGLAAAVAGFLYWNLPPAKVFMGDVASGFLGLMLGGAALLCWQQGSHYLVAILIMLAVFIVDATCTLLVRLATGQRVFDAHRLHGYQKLTAMWGSHGRVSYGVLDINLLWLCPLALLAAHLPTQSFWLLGIAYAPLLVGVIYLRAGLLEEEK; encoded by the coding sequence ATGAATACTTGGCTTTTTATTAGCTTGGCGCTGGTGGCAATTACCTCTTTTTTCCTAACCGCCGCTGTGCGTACTTATGCATTGCGCATACAGATGATAGATCAGCCCGTAGAGCGTAGCTCACATTCTATACCCACACCCAGAGGCGGTGGATTGGGTTTTGTCGTAACGTTTTTGCTAGGCGGGGTATTACACGCATTATGGTTCTCCAGCCATGACTATCAACCTCTAGGGTTACTCTTGGCCGCTTTTCTCGTGGCAGGAATTGGCTTTATGGATGATCATCAGCATATTCCTGCGAGATGGCGTTTACTCGTGCATATTCTTGCTGCTTGCCTGTTGTTGTGGGCTATACCGGTACCAGAGACAGCAGCGCTCTTTGGGGTGTTGTTGGAGGACGTGCTATATATCCCCATCGTCGTGTTAGCTTTGGTCTGGCTGATTAACTTATTCAACTTTATGGATGGCATTGATGGCATCGCGAGTATCGAAGCGGTGAGTGTGCTGCTCGTTGCGGGGTATTTGTTGCTGGATGCGCAAGCTACGGGTCAAGCTATCCTGTTATTTGGGCTGGCTGCTGCTGTGGCAGGCTTTTTATATTGGAATTTGCCTCCTGCTAAAGTTTTTATGGGGGATGTGGCCAGTGGTTTTCTAGGTCTGATGCTGGGTGGAGCCGCTCTACTATGTTGGCAGCAGGGAAGTCATTACTTGGTAGCCATTCTGATTATGCTGGCGGTCTTTATAGTCGATGCGACCTGTACACTGTTGGTTCGATTGGCAACAGGGCAGCGTGTGTTCGATGCTCACAGACTGCATGGCTATCAAAAATTAACCGCCATGTGGGGAAGCCATGGGCGGGTCAGCTACGGTGTGCTGGATATCAATCTTTTATGGCTATGCCCTCTAGCATTACTGGCTGCTCATTTGCCGACACAGAGTTTCTGGCTATTGGGTATCGCTTACGCACCTTTGCTGGTCGGTGTGATATATTTGCGGGCAGGCCTGCTTGAAGAAGAAAAGTAA